Genomic segment of Yoonia sp. R2331:
TCCTCAAGACCCGTCGCATGGGCTATGACGGCAAGGGCCAGGCGCGGATCATGTCCTCCGCAGATGCCACCGCGGCGCTTGACGCCATGTCCGGTGCCCCAGCTATACTCGAGGGCTTCGTCGATTTCAGCCACGAGGTTTCGGTCATCGGCGCACGCGACGCAACCGGCGCAATCTCCTGCTTTGACCCGGGCGAAAATGTGCACAAACACGGTATCCTCGACACCACGACGGTGCCCGCCAACCTCACTGCCGCGCAACGCACCGATGCGGTGTTGATCGCCGCGAAAATCCTCAACGCACTCGACTATGTCGGCGTCATGGGGGTCGAGCTTTTTGTGACCCCAAAGGCGCTCATCGTGAACGAAATTGCGCCGCGTGTGCATAATTCCGGCCATTGGACGCAGAACGGCTGCGCCGTGGACCAGTTTGAACAGCACATGCGCGCCGTCGCAGGCTGGCCGCTGGGCGATGGCACACGGCACAGCAATGTGGTGATGGAGAACCTGATCGGCGACGACATCGCAGACATCACAAACATCGCCAAGACCGATGCCGCTATCCACCTTTATGGCAAGGCCGAAGCGAAGCCGGGCCGCAAGATGGGCCACGTCAACCGGGTCACAGGATCGGCCTGAGTCTTTCTTTTGAATGTAAATATGCAGGCGCTTGGCTGACCTGCCAGCACCACGCCCGGTCTTTTCGCGGCAGACCGGGACGGCGGGCGGGGCGCCTTGGCCGCACAGCGGACAACAGCGGCGCCCGACGGCTACTCGAGACCGAACAGCACATCCGTCACCGACAGATCGCGGTCAAATCGCCCAGTCTTCAAAAACGCGGCAACTTCAGCCATGACCAGCGGGTTATTCATCATAAAGGTATGCGTGACTGGCAATTCCAGAAAGTCAGTCATCCCTTCCAGCCGCGTACTCTCAACCGAGACCTTTCCGTCATCCGGCCCCTCGATCAAGGATGAATACACCGGGTTCAGGCTGCGATTGCCCGCAATGATTCCGACCTCATACCCCGGCATGTCCAGCTGATTGGGCACGCTGGAACTCTCAGTCCCCAACTGCAACCCCGCCGGGCCATTGACCCATTGGAACGGCTCCCAATCGCCAAATATATCTACCAACTCTGATCCGTTGTTGGGTGGACCCAACATCACCACACGGCCCATGCGGTCGGGGCGGTTATTGGTCAACCAGGCCCGCGCCAGAATACCACCCATTGAATGGGTCACAAAGTGCACCCGCTTGTCACCGCAAGCCGCCACATCCTGTGCCAAATTTTCCTCGACCAACTGCTGGATCGTGGATTCCGTTGACGGATACCCCTGATTGACAACGGTGTACCCCTCGGCCTCCAGAAAAAGCTGCATCGGCGTGAATGAAATCTCGGTCCGGGCTAGCCCGTGCAGCATCACCACACAGTCATCCGCCTGCTCCAGGGCATTGGCCCCTGGTGTGCAGCCTGCAAGGCCCAGCATGAGTACGGTCAAAAAACGCTTCATGCCTCTTAGTTAACACCGATCCGTGAAAAAGAAGTAGTCATGACATTCTGACCTTGCGTCGCGACACAACCATTCCCATGGTCTTCGCCATGACCCGCCCTATCCGCCTTGCCACACGCGCGCTCATCATGCGCCACAACCGATTGCTTCTGGTCAACGCATATCGGGGCAGCGGAGAGTTGTGGTGCGCGCCCGGCGGTGGTGCTGAGCCGCATCATAGCCTGCCAGACAACCTGATCCGCGAAGTCATGGAAGAAACCGGGCTGACCATCACCGTCGGCTCCGTCGCTTTGGTCAATGAATTTCACGACCCCGACGGCAGCTTTCATCAGGTCGACATCTATTTTCACTGCACGGTCACTGACGGGGACATCAGCGCCAGCCACGTCGATCCCGAAGGGGTGGTGAACCAACACCGCTGGGTCACCCGGTCTGAACTGTCCGCGCTGCGCGTGAAGCCCGACAGCCTTGCTGCGGTTGCATGGGGCGATCCTTCGGCACCACTCTACGATCCGCTTGAACCTATCGTGCGGCTGGCTGACCTTTGATCAGCGACAGCGCGATTCCACCCAGTACCAATCCGCCAGAAGCAGTGATTTTCAGGGTCAGCGGCTCCGCCAGAAAGACGATCCCGCCGAGCACCGCAATCACCGGCACCGAAAGCTGAATGATTGCCGCCAGCGTTGTCGGTAGCGCGGGCAAAACCCGATACCACAGCGCATATCCCAAGCCAGAGGTCACAGCACCGGCCACTATCGCCGTCACAACCCCCATCAGTGACCAGCCCGGCCCGGCCCAGATCAACCCGGGCAAGACCAGCGGTACACACAAGACAAAGTTGGCAGCCGTCCCCGACAAGGCATCCCGCTCGCTTTGACCCAAGAGCGTGTAAGCGGCCCATGCCGCCCCTGCCACTGCCATGCTGAACGCACCCGCAATCGGCACCTGCACGGTCCCCGCGGGCCACAGCAGCAAGACCAACCCGCCAAAGGCAACCCCCGCCCCGATCCAGCGCATCGCCGGCACACCCTGCCCGCGCCAGAGCGCGAAGCCAAACATGACCAATTGCACAACCGCAAACAGGATCAACGCGCCCAAACCCGCACCCAAAGTCAGATAGGCCCAGGAAAAACCCAGCATATAGATTGCCAGCGATGCCGCCCCGCCCCAGCGTGGCCATCCGCTAAGTTGCAATCCCCCGCGGCGCAAGCTGACAAGCACAAAAAGCGTCACCGCCCCGGCCAGCACCCGCACCACCGCAAAGCCCATCGGATCCATACCCAACTGCCCGACTCCCAAACGGTTCAAAACGGAATTGCCCGCAAAAGCGCACATTGTCAGGGTCACAAGAAGAAATAGCTTCATGCGTCATGCCTGCGGCAAAACCGCAAGCTGTGCAATCGGCAATCAGTCCACCAACGGCAGCGTGATCCCTGCGGCATAAGCGGCGGCGATCGCACTGTCTTCGGCCACGTCGCGTTCTGAGGCCCGTGGCGCAATGATGTCCAGGGCTGCGTCAAATTGGGTGTCGTTGATTTTTGCGAATGTCATTGGTTCGTCCTCCTGCAATCAGGATGACAAATCACGCATCACTTTTGGCGGTGTCGTTTCCGATGCGATATCAGGCAGAAAGCGACGGGAAATAGTCCTCGCAACCACCTTCGCGATAGACGTCCGCCGTGCAGCAATGCAGCCCCCCGCCAAAGGCATAGGCATCCCGCAGCTCGACCGGAACAACTTCCATTCCCAGCTTGTCCATCTGTTCCATCTGATAGACCTCGGAAGCCTCAACGCAAACCGTCTTGGGGTCCAGCACCAGCACATTCATCGACAACCAGGTCGAGGAATAGCACAGCGGCGGGGGCGTGTTATGCGCAGGCTGTGCTGCGTCCACGATCTCCCAATCGTTGTCACTGAACATTGCGCGCTGATCATCAGGCAACCGGCGCTGGGGGTTGTTCAGGATCAAACCGGGCCGCAGTGGGGTAAAGGTCGCGTCGATGTGGATCGGATAGGGGTCACCGGGGAAGTTCACCGTATGCACACGGTGGTCGGGGTAATGCCGCCGCAACCAATCGATCCCGCGCAAATTGGTCGTGAACCCGTGCTGCACCACCAGATCGCGACCAAACCGCAGCACGTCGGCGGCATCAAAAAGCGGCTCTTCCTCGGTTGTGACAAAGAACTTCTCTGCCGCCCACTCCAGCCGCTTTTGCACGCCGATTTTGTCCGACAGATAGTCGGGATGATAATCGGCATCCGTCAGGCGTGGCTTGGGGGCTGCTTCGTGGCGAAAGTTGGGGTCTTCTTCCCAATACCGCTGCATCAGGGGCCGGTAGTTGAGGTATTCAAACCAGCGGCAGCGATAAGACATCGTTGCCTCAAGGATTTCTGAACCAACCGTCAACAGCACGTCGCGCGGCGGCATACAGCCAAACTGGCTGTCAGTGTGGAAATCGGGCGTGGTGACCGGCTTGGAATGGTCGATACTGTCTGGACGATCCACCCTGATCCCACGCTTGCGTAGCAGGTCGGCAAAGTTGTCCAACAGTTCATTCGCGCGGTCGATGGTTTCCTGCGGGCGACGGCCCCACTGGCCGCGCATATCGCTGTCCTCGGGCACCTTGGCGTCAAGCGCCGGTTCTTCGGGCGGGATATGACAATCATCGGCCCGCCCCACGATCACATGGCGCAGCGGGTCCCACTCGTTCCACGAATTGACGACGGTCTTTGCCATGCGGCTTCCTCCCAAAAAACCAACGGGCGATTGGTACGGCCAGCCATGCAGTGACACAAGCCCGAATCGAGAGGCCAGAAACGCGCAGGGCGGCCCCTTTCAGGACCGCCCCACTTATCACCGATAGTAAACGCGCCTTAGTCGGCAGAAACCATCTTACGGGCGTAGGCCGGAATGTCGGCATAGGTGATGCCGATACGTTCCAATTCTACCGCCGACATTTGGCTCAACACGGATTCCATCCGTGCAACCTGCATCGCCAGCAAAGCGCGCGACAGGGTTGCGCGCAGGCCTGCAAAGCTCCAGCCCCGGTTCATTTCTTCGAGTGTATGCGTCGCAAGATATGCCATGTCATACGTCCTTTCTGTGGTGGCGATGGGAGGATCGCCTTTAAATCTGCCACAAACATATGGGGCAATGCTGCACCTGCACAATGAACAGTCCAGCAAGCCCGCTATGCAAAAAGGGAATGGTTTCGCAGGGTTAACTGGTCAAAACGCACGAAAAAGGGGCGGCTCCCTTTGGAACCGCCCCCAATTTTGATCGGCTAAGTGATTAGCCTGCGACCTGATTACATCATGCCGCCCATGCCGCCCATGTCGGGCATGCCGCCAGCGGGTGCAGCACCCTCTTTGGCAGGCTTGTCAGCAACCATGGCTTCGGTAGTGATCAGCAGACCAGCCACAGATGCGGCGTCCTGCAGGGCAGTACGCACAACTTTGGCCGGGTCAATCACGCCGAACTTGAACATGTCGCCATATTCTTCGGTCTGCGCGTTGAAACCAAATGCCTTGTCGTTGCTTTCGCGAATTTTACCAGCCACGACAGAGCCGTCGACGCCAGAGTTTTCTGCGATCTGACGCAGCGGGGCTTCGATCGCCTTGCGGATGATCGAGATGCCAACGTCCTGGTCAGAGTTTGCACCCTTCAGACCGTCAAGCGCCTTGGCACCTTGGACCAGTGCAACGCCGCCGCCCACTACAACACCTTCCTGCACAGCAGCACGGGTTGCGTTCAGGGCGTCATCAACGCGGTCTTTGCGCTCTTTGACTTCCACTTCGGACATGCCGCCGACGCGGATGACAGCAACACCGCCAGCCAGCTTGGCCACACGTTCTTGCAGCTTCTCACGGTCGTAGTCGCTTGTTGTCTCTTCGATCTGACCACGGATCTGGCTGACACGTGCTTCGATCTCAGCCTTGTCGCCAGCGCCGTCAACGATGGTGGTTTCGTCCTTGGTGATCGCAACGCGCTTGGCAGAACCCAGCATGTCGATGGTCACGGACTCAAGCTTCATGCCCAGATCTTCGGAGATCACCTGACCACCGGTCAGGATCGCAATGTCCTGCAGCATGGCTTTACGACGGTCACCAAAGCCCGGCGCCTTGACGGCCGCGATTTTCAGACCACCGCGCAGCTTGTTGACCACGAGGGTCGCCAGCGCTTCGCCTTCGACGTCTTCTGCGATGATCAGCAGGGGCTTGCCGGACTGAATGACAGACTCAAGCAGCGGCACCATTGGCTGCAGCGAAGACAGCTTCTTCTCGTGCAGCAGGATGATCGCGTCTTCCAGCTCTGTTGTCATCTTTTCAGTGTTGGTCACGAAGTAGGGGCTCAGGTAGCCGCGGTCGAACTGCATGCCTTCGACAACATCGGTCTCTGTTTCCAGACCTTTGTTCTCTTCGACGGTGATGACGCCTTCGTTGCCGACCTTTTGCATCGCGTCAGCGATCTGGCGGCCGATTTCCTCTTCGCCATTGGCAGAGATGGTGCCGACTTGCGCGACTTCTGCGCTGTCTGAAACCGGGCGCGATGCGGATTTGATTGCTTCAACAACCTTGGCGGTTGCCAGGTCGATGCCGCGCTTGAGGTCCATCGGGTTCATGCCCGCTGCAACCGACTTCATGCCTTCGCGCACGATGGCCTGGGCCAGCACAGTCGCTGTGGTCGTGCCGTCACCAGCTTCGTCGTTTGTGCGCGATGCAACTTCCTTGACCATCTGCGCGCCCATGTTCTCGAACTTGTCCTCAAGCTCGATCTCTTTGGCGACAGACACACCGTCCTTGGTGATACGCGGTGCGCCGAACGACTTGTCCAGAACAACGTTACGACCCTTGGGGCCGAGGGTAACCTTCACCGCGTTTGCCAGCGTGTTGACGCCGTTCAGCATGCGGTTGCGGGCATCGGTGTCAAATTTGACGTCTTTAGCAGCCATTGATTAGCTCCTTGAATTTGAATTTCGTTGGGATTGGACGAACCGGGCTTACATGATGCCCAGAATGTCGCTTTCCTTCATGATCAACAGGTCTTCGCCGTCGATCTTGACTTCGGTGCCGGACCACTTGCCAAACAGGACCTTGTCGCCTGCTTTGACATCCATTGGGATCAGCTCTCCGCTGTCCTTGCGGGCACCGGCGCCACAAGACACGATTTCGCCCTCTGCAGGCTTTTCCTTGGCGCTGTCAGGAATGATCAGACCGCCAGAGGTCTTTTCGTCGCTTTCGATGCGGCGGACCAGAACACGGTCGTGAAGTGGTGTGAATGCCATCTTTTGAACTTCCCTTGGTTCAGTTTCAACTCCCGTTAGCACTCAACCCAGTCGAGTGATAACGGGAGGTAATTAGGGATCGTCGCCTTGGCTGTCAACACGCGCCGCGCTGCAATTTGCACGAATCTGTGGATCAGCTCATTCGCCCCTACATGAACATTGTTCAATTTCATGTTGACTTGCGCAGCGGTGGCTTCTAAATGTTTTGAACATTGTTCATGAATGAGGTTCAATTATGTATCGCACTTTCGTATCGCTGACCGTATTGGGGCTGGCCACCGCATGTGTGGCCCCCAGCACCCACCATTCGGGCGCTGCCGTGAACCATAGCGCTGCTGCCAGCGCCCATAGTGCTGCGGCGGGTGTTACCGGTGTCTCCTCTGTTGCCGCCGTGCCGCTGATCGCCAGTGGTTCGGGAATGGTCGTGTCCGGGGCTGCCCTTGCCGAAAGCGGTAGCGCTGCGGTTCAGACCGGCCAAGCCCTTGCAACGCACACGCCCGCTGTCGCCCACGACGGCCCGCCTACCCTGAACTGAAAGGGCCAATAGATGTCACGTATCCTGTCACTGGTTTGCGCCGCTTGCGTCGCGATCTTCCCCATGGCCACCCACGCGGGCAGCAGTAACGCCAGCCAATCGGTCCTGCCCGCCGCAGATGTCGCGGCCTTTTCAGATCAAGTGCAGCAGGATCTGGCTGCGCGCGGTGTGCAGGTGGCAATTGTCGCGCGCATGGGGCGCGATCCGGACACGCTTCCTGATGGCATCACCTATACCCACCTTGGGTTTTGGGTCTACTCCACGATCAGCACCGCAGATGGCAGCACCGGCACGGGTTACCGTGTCTTCAACCTCTATCAGCGCAACGGCGACCGAACCACCAGCGATCTGGTGCAGGACAGTCCCGCCGATTTCTTCGCCGGGGCCAAGCGTCTTGACGCAGGCATCATTATCCCCGACCCCAGATTGCAGCGCCGACTTTTGTCCGTCATCCAAAGCCCGACATATGCCGCACTCCACAATCCGCGTTATTCCGTGCTTGCCAACCCGGCCAACGACCAATTCCAGAACTGCACCGAACACACGCTGAATGTCCTGATGGCCGCCCTTTATGACACGTCGAACAAGGCGCGGATCAAGGCCAATATCGCCGCGCACTTCACCGCGCAACCTATTGAGATCGACGGGTTGCAGCGCGCGCTGGCCCCTACCCTCAGTCAGGCACTGACCACGGCCGATCACGGCGAACAGGTTGCCACCGCAACCTTCGGGTCGGTTGCCCGCTTTATGGCACAGCATGGATTGGCCCTGCAGACCTACCGCATCACGCCCGGTGGTGCCGTCAGGTACTAGGCCAGCGGCAAAGATGTCGCACAAAATCAATCTTGCCGGAAAAACTGCTTGGTCCACACGCAGTCAACGGGTTATTTGAACCCACTGACACCGCGAATCGTCGCTAAGGAGAATGCAATGCACCCAATGGAGCCAAATACCACCTGCTGGTAGCGCCCCTGCATTGCTGTGCGCGCTGACCAAGCCGCACACCACCCTTTCCAAATCTGCACGACATTCGAGGACCTTGTCCCATGCATCCGCCGTTTATGTTTACCGACCACAAGGTCGACCCTGACTTTCATACGCCAAAGCAGCGCGTCAAACGCACGCGGCCTGCGCGGCTTGATCTATCGCCCGCGCCAGGCTGGCCACCGGTGCCACTTGTGGTGCCAACTGCGCTGCCTTCGTCCCCGACAGGTGTGCCATTTGCTCCCGGTTTCCGCCTTCAGGTTGTCCCGCCGCCACGCGCCACGTGGCGCGACTGGTTTGGCCGGTTCCTCATCCGGGTCGGGCAACGTATGATCCTGCAAAACCGTCCGGGCTGATCCCTGCCCGGACGGCCCAACAGGAGAATGTGATGTACCGCTTTCTGGCAGCCATGATGGTCGCACTCTGGCCGCTGCAGGTCGCCGCTTTGTGCGAAGGCACCGACTATGTGGAAGCACTCTCAGCTGCGGAACGTGCCGGGATTGACGCGGTTGTCGCCGACACACCTTTTGCAACCGGCCTTGTCTGGCAGGCCACGCGGGATGACAAGACGCTGCATGTCATTGGCACGATGCATATTTTCGACCCGCGCCTTGGCCCAATTGTCTTGCGGACCGCACCTCTGGTCGAAGCCGCTGATCTTTTGCTCGTCGAAGCTGGCCCCGAGGAAGAGACGCAGATGACCTCTGCCATGCAACGCGATCCGGGGCTGATTTTCATCACTGATGGCCCCACCCTGCCCGAACAGTTGCCCGAAGAAGCCTGGCAATCACTGGCCGATGCCGCCAACGCCCGTCAAATCCCGGCATTCATGGCCGCAAAGATGCAGCCCTGGTATCTCGCGCAGGCGCTCGCAATTCCAGCCTGCACTATGCCCGATCTCGCCTCTGGCGCACGCGGCTTGGATCATATGCTGATCGACGTGGCACTGGATGCGAACGTCCCCATTGCCGCGGTCGAGGATTGGGACACGCTCTTCACCATCATGCGCGAAGGCAGCACCGAAGAGCAGCTGGAAATGCTACAAATGGGCCTCGTCCCGCCAGAGGTTCAAACCTCTCTCTTTGTCTCCATGCTCAACAGCTACTTTGCCGAAGACGTCGTCACCATCTGGGAAGCTTCGCGGCTCTCGACCAAGGATATTCCCGCGATGGATCCCGCCCGCGCTGACGCGCTTTTTGCAGATGCTGAACAAAAGATTCTGCTGGACCGCAATCTGGCATGGATACCCCGGATTATGACTGCAACCGCTGCACATGACCGGGTCGTTGTCGCCGTGGGCGCGGCCCACCTGCCGGGGGAACAGGGCGTGCTGAACCTGCTGCAATCTGACGGCTGGACGCTGACTCGCTTGCGCGCTCGCTAGACGTCCGACCAGTCAGCCAACCCTTTCTCGCCTGCTTTGGTCAGGCCATAGACGCCCGTTTTGATACGCTTGAACCAGCCATAGTGATCGTCTGCCATAATCCGCGTGGCTTGTGGCACTTCGGTCCAGTCTTTGACGACCGACCCTTTTGAGGGGCCATGCACCGCCAGAAACCGCGCGCATTTCAGCGCGTCCTGCCGATACCCCGTCACCAACCCGTGGCGCGTGGCCCCGCCTGCATTGGGATCACCCTCTAGTCGGTCAAAGGCATTGCGTAACCGCGTGGCCTTTTTCTTTGACTTTCGCGCCGCATAGGGCCCCGGTTCGGCCAACACCTCGACAAATCCGTCCCGCGTTCGCACGGTCATCACCCCAAGGCCTGCACGCCGCGCCAGCTTAACGTTAGCTTTCAACGCCTTGGGCTGGCCACCTGCCGGCACCGCCAGATAGACCAGATCGGTCACCCCCAGCCGCTCAATCCCCTGATGGAACAGCGCCAGCGAAAACCCCAGCTTCAGTTCCACCACCAACAACGCATCGCCCCGGCAACCCACCACATCCGCCGCACCAACCTCTCCCTTCACGCTCCATCCCGCTCGGGTCAGATAGGCCTTGATCGGTGGATATAGATCCGCCTCTTTCACCGTGGTTTTGCTCATCCCGATGGTTGCCCCACACGACTTTTGAGACGATAGTCTGTTAACTTTTGCTCTCGAAGGACAGTGACAACCATGCGCGAACTTGCCAAGGCCCTGATGTGCGCCGCAATGCTCGCCGGGTGCAGTTCCAGCACACCGCCCACACCCATTGCAGCATCTGGCTTTGCGCAATCAGGTGATGAGGTGGCGGCCCGGATCACGTTCAACGTCCCGCAAACCAGCGCATTTGTGTTGCAGGACGAAAAGGGCGCGCTGATCAACCAGGACGTCAGTTTGCGCATCAACGCCCAAGGCCGCCCGATGGTGGTGATCGATGGCCAACGATTTGTGCTGAATTCCGAAGGAAACGGCATCTATTCCACCACCGAAAATGACACCAACGTGTTGTGGCTGCGTATCTCTCAAACCGACCCCAACGCGGTCGAGCTGATCTATCTGTCCTTCGCAACCGAAGACAGCTTTAACGCAGGCTATGTGCCGTTTGGTTTTGACACAAACCCGACCACCGTTGCGGCTGAAACCGGGTCAGCCGTCTATACTGGCCCTGCCTCCTTGTCGTTGCGGCAAGTTATCGACGGGCGGCTGGCGTCGGGGTTCTCCAACGGGACTGCACGGATCACAGCCGATTTTGACGGTGGTGCGGTCAATGGTTCAATCCGCTTTGACGACCCCGCCGACCGACCGATCGAAGTTGCAGATGTGACCTTGCAACTTGAAGGCACCGCGATCCGCGGCAATACGTTTTCCGGCAGCGTCTCGGTCGCCGCCGGATCCTTTGGGGACGGCAATACCTTGTCGTCCGGCACCTACGATGGCCGGTTCTTTGGCGCCGACGTCGGCGCGGTCGGCGGGACGGTGACCGGGACCGTTGTGACAGGCGACCCGGACCGCCCCATCCTGTTACAGGGCGGATTTATCGGCGAACAATAGCCCCGCCTCGCACAAACGAGACGGGGCATTCCGACTATCTTCCACCTAATCGACCGGGGAAACGCGGTGGGCGCTTTGTCACCCTTTGCTGGCGCAGGTTGGGCGTCCGGTCCGTTGCCGGACGGGCGCTTGGCCGTGTGCGGCGGTCTGCGTCGCGGGTTGCGGGTGGGGTTGCCGCCTTGCGCGGCTTTGGTGTCTTACGGGGCATCTGAAACCTCCATCTGATCGTGATCAGGGCCTGCGCGCACGCAGGCGATGGCGCGCCCTCTACTGAGGCGTCAGCGATGCTGGTCCATGATGGAATACTCCTCTGATGTGGAAAGTGATTGCGCATCTTGCGCCTTCAGGAACGGATCAATTCAAACCGTCATGTCCACTGTCAGAGCCCTCCTGTCTTGAGGCCTGACAGTTAGCACAAGCCACCCGCCCCGGTCAAACCTGCCATGGCGCTAGTGGGGGGTGACAGTGCACAAGCGCCACCCTATAACGCCCGCGATTTGACGCCGCTGATGAAAGGCACGACCCCATGACAACGCTCATTTTCGGCCACAAGGCCCCCGACACCGACAGCACCGGATCGCCGCTGATCTGGGAATGGTTCCTGACCCATCAAGGCGTCGACGCCAAAGCCGCACTGCTGGGCACGCCAAACACAGAAGCGGCCTTTGTGGCACAGCACTGGGGCTTCGATCTGCCCGCCGTGATTGACGACGTGGCCGATGATCAGCCCTGCATCATCGTGGACACCAACAACCCCGCCGAGCTGCCCGCCAACATCAACGGCGCAGATGTGCAGGCGATCATCGACCACCACAAGCTGGTCGGCGGGCTGGAAACCAAAGGCCCGATTGACATCACCGTGCGCCCACTGGCTTGTACGGCTACGATCATGCACCAACTGATGGGCGACCACGCGGCTCACATGCCCGAAGGCATCAAGGGCCTGATGCTGTCGTGCATTCTGTCCGACACGTTGGCATTCCGCTCGCCCACCACAACCGACACCGACAAGTCGCTGGCGCAGGCGCTCGCCTCTGATCTGGGTCTTGATCTG
This window contains:
- a CDS encoding manganese-dependent inorganic pyrophosphatase; the encoded protein is MTTLIFGHKAPDTDSTGSPLIWEWFLTHQGVDAKAALLGTPNTEAAFVAQHWGFDLPAVIDDVADDQPCIIVDTNNPAELPANINGADVQAIIDHHKLVGGLETKGPIDITVRPLACTATIMHQLMGDHAAHMPEGIKGLMLSCILSDTLAFRSPTTTDTDKSLAQALASDLGLDLDAYASEMFEAKSDVSAFSDAELLRMDSKEYAVGETKFRVSVLETTAPKIILDRKASIMDSMPGVAAEDGVDQVLLFVVDILNEEATMLIPNDLTKTVAEASFGASVSGDTVVLPGVMSRKKQIIPNLKV
- a CDS encoding transferrin-binding protein-like solute binding protein — translated: MRELAKALMCAAMLAGCSSSTPPTPIAASGFAQSGDEVAARITFNVPQTSAFVLQDEKGALINQDVSLRINAQGRPMVVIDGQRFVLNSEGNGIYSTTENDTNVLWLRISQTDPNAVELIYLSFATEDSFNAGYVPFGFDTNPTTVAAETGSAVYTGPASLSLRQVIDGRLASGFSNGTARITADFDGGAVNGSIRFDDPADRPIEVADVTLQLEGTAIRGNTFSGSVSVAAGSFGDGNTLSSGTYDGRFFGADVGAVGGTVTGTVVTGDPDRPILLQGGFIGEQ